In Spinacia oleracea cultivar Varoflay chromosome 5, BTI_SOV_V1, whole genome shotgun sequence, a single window of DNA contains:
- the LOC130461872 gene encoding uncharacterized protein, with translation MNCCWLNRNSCFFSLNFPFRMTAMWLLLHHGSHSFDVRVTDMEKYRLLRLFLDIFEESVRQDVFLPSTFALFIESPCGRVELVDDKTMKLMWGWNWGKDTAEIWVEGTDKPGVVFRNAVATIEHHRKESERKLKERQDELLMAQRKEEEEMRKKQEREDILRELQEQMEYTIAVEVPVVDCEDLSTEYVRIISKDGADEVFPGASQPQPTQESSPSKKPTSPKPKQKAKVKPTTPKAPKVPKAKKLTPKRRPTPTQKQATPKAKKPTPTTKKPTSTPQQPTPTPEQSIPPAQQPTPTTQQPIPPPQQPNPSPQTHPTHSPPPQNTQNDQPPHSPPPQNTQNDQPPHSTPTQNQSEAVKRKGARTRPTGFRVNKVTAKKAGTWVSKGKGIGRKGTGRSKSARVFTDIEDIGSEEESEDSDWEESEPDSELEEDKLDDWVDSDVEAEVITDDVPDLLFEECLDGSSKMDKAYKNGKIWTHQPYGSIKLEPWLIFPDKSTFLDVLRSFCIQEGFGLSVERADSKRYTAVCAIETCDWRIHASKMFDSVSWAIKGISGCHKTCGRLEENPVVTSEWLCKNMMSLIEANTEIPVETLRRYAQETFQLRVKKRLLYKVRSMAVEKIHGGWAEAYELLPRYAEMIKQTNPGSYALISWGATSGDVNPKFRACFFSFAAQVKGFLRGCRPIIGIDGAHLSGFYKGILLTAVGIDGNNEIFVLAYGIVDTESCDSWTHFMRCLRQMFEQEGCNKDDWTFISDRMKGVDLAVRDTFPRATRRVCCQHLYMNCKNNGFSGSAFFKLFWIAANAHNEYVYGKALEKITAHDPNAAAYLDTCQEQWSRHMFDPAVCCDHNTTNFVESFNACTKPYRDMPVFSLLEAIRKWCMERVGARFDMAIDMEDGQLTEYAKKEVDERTGESRFCYATACGGGEFEVRDAHVNFPIRLSTRSCGCGKWQISGIPCKHALRVIYDQRLNPIDFVSPFFKSAAYKLTYADHIHPMSDPTQWPNFSLPTIQPPVIKRQAGRPAKKRKRGPNEPRKGKRNNNVKCGKCREFGHNSRTCKNGGPSTGPSTSAAAGASTSQGGSRGRKRANTAT, from the exons ATGAATTGTTGTTGGTTGAATCgaaattcatgttttttttccttaaatTTTCCCTTTAGGATGACTGCAATGTGGTTGTTATTGCATCATGGATCACATAGCTTTGATGTGAGAGTTACAGACATGGAAAAGTATCGTCTTTTGAGGTTATTTTTGGATATTTTTGAGGAATCTGTTAGGCAGGATGTGTTTTTACCTAGTACATTTGCCCTGTTTATTGAGTCTCCCTGTGGTAGAGTTGAGTTGGTAGATGATAAGACAATGAAGCTAATGTGGGGATGGAATTGGGGTAAGGACACTGCTGAAATATGGGTTGAGGGTACAGACAAACCAGGAGTGGTGTTTAGAAATGCTGTTGCCACAATTGAGCATCATAGGAAGGAGAGTGAGAGAAAGCTCAAAGAGAGACAAGATGAACTTCTTATGGCTCAAAGAAAGGAGGAAGAGGAAATGAGGAAAAAACAGGAGAGAGAGGACATTTTAAGGGAACTTCAAGAACAAATGGAGTACACAATAGCTGTGGAGGTGCCTGTGGTTGATTGTGAGGACTTAAGCACTGAGTATGTGAGGATTATAAGCAAGGATGGTGCTGATGAGGTGTTTCCAGGAGCCTCTCAACCACAACCCACACAAGAATCTTCACCCTCCAAAAAACCTACTTCTCCTAAACCAAAACAAAAGGCCAAAGTCAAGCCAACTACTCCAAAAGCTCCTAAGGTTCCTAAAGCCAAGAAACTGACCCCTAAGAGGAGACCCACCCCAACTCAAAAACAGGCCACACCAAAGGCAAAAAAACCCACCCCAACAACAAAAAAGCCCACCTCAACACCACAGCAACCCACCCCAACTCCAGAACAATCAATCCCACCAGCACAGCAACCCACCCCAACAACACAGCAGCCCATCCCACCACCACAGCAACCCAACCCATCACCACAAACACACCCCACCCATTCCCCACCACCACAGAACACCCAAAATGATCAACCACCCCATTCCCCACCACCACAGAACACCCAAAATGATCAGCCACCCCATTCAACACCAACACAGAATCAGTCTGAAGCTGTTAAAAGGAAGGGGGCCAGAACTAGACCTACAGGGTTCAGGGTGAACAAAGTGACTGCCAAGAAAGCTGGAACTTGGGTATCCAAAGGGAAGGGCATAGGTAGGAAGGGTACAGGGAGGTCAAAGAGTGCAAGGGTGTTCACTGATATTGAGGATATAGGTTCAGAAGAGGAGAGTGAGGATTCAGATTGGGAGGAATCTGAACCAGACTCTGAACTAGAGGAGGATAAACTTGATGATTGGGTTGACTCTGATGTGGAGGCTGAGGTGATAACAGATGATGTGCCTGACTTATTGTTTGAGGAATGTTTGGATGGTTCTAGTAAGATGGATAAGGCCTACAAGAATGGAAAGATATGGACTCATCAACCATATGGGTCCATCAAATTAGAACCTTGGTTGATCTTTCCAGACAAGTCCACTTTCCTAGatgttttgaggagtttttgcaTACAAGAGGGGTTTGGACTAAGTGTTGAGAGGGCTGACAGTAAGAGGTACACTGCAGTGTGTGCAATAGAAACTTGTGACTGGAGGATACATGCAAGTAAGATGTTTGACAGTGTCAGTTGGGCTATTAAGGGGATCAGTGGGTGCCACAAAACTTGTGGGAGATTGGAGGAGAACCCTGTGGTGACCTCTGAGTGGCTATGTAAGAACATGATGAGTCTAATTGAGGCCAACACTGAAATTCCTGTTGAGACATTGAGAAGGTATGCACAGGAGACATTTCAATTGAGGGTTAAAAAGAGATTGTTGTACAAAGTAAGGAGTATGGCAGTAGAGAAGATACATGGTGGTTGGGCTGAGGCTTATGAGTTGCTTCCTAGGTATGCTGAGATGATTAAACAGACAAACCCAGGAAGTTATGCACTGATTTCATGGGGTGCTACAAGTGGGGATGTGAACCCCAAGTTCAGAGCTTGTTTCTTCTCCTTTGCTGCTCAAGTCAAGGGGTTTTTGAGGGGGTGCAGGCCTATAATTGGAATAGATGGGGCTCATCTAAGTGGGTTTTACAAGGGAATCCTACTCACAGCTGTTGGCATTGATGGGAACAATGAAATATTTGTTCTGGCTTATGGGATAGTGGACACTGAGAGCTGTGATAGTTGGACACATTTCATGAGATGCTTGAGGCAGATGTTTGAGCAAGAGGGTTGCAACAAAGATGATTGGACCTTCATCAGTGACAGGATGAAG GGAGTTGACTTGGCAGTGAGAGATACTTTTCCTAGAGCTACTAGGAGAGTTTGCTGCCAACACTTGTACATGAATTGCAAAAACAATGGATTTAGTGGATCTGCTTTCTTCAAACTGTTTTGGATAGCTGCAAATGCACACAATGAGTATGTGTATGGTAAAGCATTAGAGAAGATCACTGCTCATGATCCAAATGCTGCTGCATACTTGGACACATGCCAGGAGCAGTGGTCCAGGCATATGTTTGACCCTGCTGtttgttgtgatcacaacacaacaaactttgtggagtcattcaatgcatgcacaaaaccatacagagacaTGCCTGTATTCTCATTGTTGGAAG CAATCAGAAAGTGGTGTATGGAGAGGGTTGGGGCAAGATTTGACATGGCAATTGATATGGAGGATGGTCAGTTGACTGAGTATGCCAAGAAAGAGGTGGATGAAAGAACAGGAGAGTCTAGGTTCTGCTATGCTACAGCCTGTGGTGGGGGGGAATTTGAGGTCAGAGATGCACATGTGAACTTCCCCATCAGGTTATCAACTAGAAGCTGTGGGTGTGGGAAGTGGCAAATTTCTGGAATCCCCTGCAAGCATGCACTCAGGGTGATTTATGACCAAAGGCTGAACCCCATTGATTTTGTCTCCCCATTCTTCAAGTCTGCTGCATACAAGCTTACATATGCAGACCACATTCACCCCATGTCAGACCCAACACAGTGGCCTAACTTTTCTCTCCCTACCATTCAGCCTCCAGTCATCAAAAGACAAGCTGGCAGACCtgctaagaagagaaagagaggaccAAATGAACCCAGGAAGGGGAAGAGAAACAACAATGTGAAATGTGGAAAGTGCAGGGAGTTTGGTCATAACTCAAGGACATGTAAGAATGGAGGACCAAGCACTGGACCAAGCACTTCAGCAGCAGCAGGAGCAAGTACATCACAAGGGGGTTCAAGGGGGAGGAAAAGAGCAAACACAGCAACTTAA